The Halobacillus ihumii genomic sequence CCGGAAAATTATTAAGCGACACACTGTTTTGATCCCAAGTTTGCAAGATCGCTTCATGATCAACCGTTAAGTACTGCTGTACAACGATTTTACGGAGTTTAATTATTTCTTTATAGGCGCTTAATTCCTCTTCAGGAAGAACTTTTTCATCGGTTAAAATATCAATGATATCCTCATAGCTTCCAGGATCCCGCATGATAAAGCCATCAATCATTTGATTGCCCACATCAATGATAATTTCCACACAAAGATGTGTCAGCCTTTCTAAACTTAAATAGTCGGTAAACGTTTGGAATGTATGCTTCTTTTGTTCCTCTAGCAATGTTTCCATATATAACAACAACTCTTCAATTTTTTTCCGATCAACAAAATACATGATGACT encodes the following:
- a CDS encoding DUF86 domain-containing protein → MYFVDRKKIEELLLYMETLLEEQKKHTFQTFTDYLSLERLTHLCVEIIIDVGNQMIDGFIMRDPGSYEDIIDILTDEKVLPEEELSAYKEIIKLRKIVVQQYLTVDHEAILQTWDQNSVSLNNFPDRVRKYLTDELGPVSAFSKE